The Petropleomorpha daqingensis genome includes a window with the following:
- the ctaD gene encoding aa3-type cytochrome oxidase subunit I, whose amino-acid sequence MTAIAPRPIVSRPSPVSYPEKGSRFGSLLRTTDHKVIGLMYLATAFAWFIAGGLMAMLMRGELARPGLQFLSQEQYNQLFTMHGTIMLLFFATPLFFAFGNLIMPLQIGSPDVAFPRLNAFSYWLFLFGSTLAVAGFLTPGGAADFGWTAYTPLSDVTNTPGAGPNLWIAGLAVSGLGTILGGVNFVTTIVCLRAPGMTMFRMPIFTWNTLVTSLLVLLAFPILTAALMALLADRNVGALVYTRANGGPMLWQHLFWYFGHPEVYIIALPFFGIITEVIPVFSRKPLFGYKGMVFATLTIGFLSLAVWAHHMFATGAVLLPFFSFLTYLIAVPTGIKFVNWIGTMWKGQISFESPMLWSLGFLVTFLFGGLTGVLLASPPLDWHISDSYFVVAHFHYVVFGTVVFAANAGLIFWFPKLCGRMMDERLAKLQFWMTFIGFHGTFLVQHWLGNEGMPRRYVDYLPSDGFTTLNTISTIFSFVLGASILPFLYNVFHSWRYGRLALRDDPWGHGNSLEWATSSPPPRHNFLEIPRIRSERPAFEMHYPHLVERLHAEAHLGKRHEPYAGVSEIGATSGRRQGPNDPDPT is encoded by the coding sequence ATGACCGCGATCGCGCCGAGGCCGATCGTCAGCCGGCCGAGTCCGGTCTCCTATCCGGAGAAGGGCTCACGGTTCGGGTCGCTGTTGCGGACGACGGACCACAAGGTCATCGGCCTGATGTACCTGGCGACGGCGTTCGCGTGGTTCATCGCCGGCGGTCTCATGGCCATGCTGATGCGCGGCGAGCTGGCTCGCCCCGGGCTGCAGTTCCTCTCCCAGGAGCAGTACAACCAGCTGTTCACGATGCACGGCACGATCATGCTGCTGTTCTTCGCGACGCCGCTGTTCTTCGCCTTCGGCAACCTGATCATGCCGCTGCAGATCGGCTCGCCCGACGTCGCCTTCCCGCGGCTGAACGCGTTCTCGTACTGGCTGTTCCTGTTCGGCAGCACCCTCGCCGTCGCCGGCTTCCTGACCCCGGGCGGCGCGGCCGACTTCGGCTGGACCGCCTACACCCCGCTGTCCGACGTGACCAACACCCCCGGCGCCGGACCGAACCTCTGGATCGCCGGCCTCGCGGTCAGCGGCCTGGGCACGATCCTCGGCGGCGTCAACTTCGTCACGACGATCGTCTGCCTGCGCGCGCCGGGCATGACGATGTTCCGGATGCCGATCTTCACCTGGAACACCCTGGTCACGAGCCTGCTGGTGCTGCTGGCCTTCCCGATCCTGACCGCCGCGCTGATGGCGCTGCTGGCCGACCGCAACGTGGGGGCCCTGGTCTACACGCGGGCCAACGGCGGGCCGATGCTGTGGCAGCACCTGTTCTGGTACTTCGGCCACCCCGAGGTCTACATCATCGCGTTGCCCTTCTTCGGCATCATCACCGAGGTCATCCCGGTGTTCAGCCGCAAGCCGCTGTTCGGCTACAAGGGCATGGTCTTCGCGACCTTGACGATCGGCTTCCTGTCCCTGGCCGTCTGGGCGCACCACATGTTCGCCACCGGCGCGGTGCTGCTGCCGTTCTTCAGCTTCCTGACCTACCTGATCGCCGTGCCGACGGGGATCAAGTTCGTCAACTGGATCGGCACCATGTGGAAGGGCCAGATCAGCTTCGAGTCGCCGATGCTGTGGTCCCTGGGCTTCCTGGTGACCTTCCTCTTCGGCGGTCTCACCGGTGTGCTGCTGGCCAGCCCGCCGCTGGACTGGCACATCTCCGACAGCTACTTCGTGGTGGCGCACTTCCACTACGTCGTGTTCGGCACGGTCGTGTTCGCCGCCAACGCCGGCCTGATCTTCTGGTTCCCGAAACTCTGCGGCCGGATGATGGACGAGCGGCTGGCCAAGCTGCAGTTCTGGATGACGTTCATCGGCTTCCACGGCACGTTCCTCGTGCAGCACTGGCTGGGCAACGAGGGCATGCCGCGCCGGTACGTGGACTACCTGCCCAGCGACGGGTTCACCACGCTGAACACGATCTCGACGATCTTCAGCTTCGTGCTGGGGGCGTCGATCCTGCCGTTCCTCTACAACGTCTTCCACTCGTGGCGGTACGGGCGGCTGGCGCTGCGCGACGACCCCTGGGGCCACGGCAACTCGCTGGAGTGGGCGACGTCGTCCCCGCCGCCGCGGCACAACTTCCTGGAGATCCCGCGGATCCGCTCCGAGCGGCCGGCCTTCGAGATGCACTACCCGCACCTCGTCGAACGGCTGCACGCCGAGGCGCACCTGGGCAAGCGGCACGAGCCCTACGCCGGGGTCAGTGAGATCGGCGCGACCAGCGGTCGGCGGCAGGGCCCGAACGACCCCGACCCGACCTGA
- a CDS encoding MFS transporter — protein sequence MAVPATHQAVQRRTVGVLSGAVALAGLGVTVGITVGGLLARDVAGTDSAAGLGQTAGVLGAAVIAVPLARISDRFGRRSGLATGYGVAVVGAVLTVLAAALSSLPLLLVGLFGFGSATACGLQARYAAADLAAPEHRGRALSLVVWATTVGSVLGPNLAGPGDALAQHLGLPPLGGAFVVSIAVFALVVAGLLALLRPDPLLLARRLGGTGAPVGRPRGATAAALRQVWASPGGRLGLTAVVVAHSVMVGVMVMTPVHMGHAGGPEGTTLRIIGLVISVHVAGMYLFSPLVGILADRAGRKATVAIGAVLLLAAVAIAGTSAPGAAVQLGIGLFLLGLGWSCGLIAGSTLVTESVPVLVRPTAQGGSDLLMGLGAALAGAIGGPLLTLGGFGLVAVVSAVLVLPLAVVWTAALRTEAQRRPR from the coding sequence GTGGCCGTTCCAGCGACTCACCAGGCGGTCCAGCGCCGCACCGTCGGGGTCCTGTCCGGCGCGGTCGCCCTCGCCGGGCTCGGCGTGACCGTCGGCATCACGGTCGGCGGCCTGCTCGCCCGGGACGTCGCCGGCACCGACAGCGCCGCCGGGCTGGGGCAGACCGCCGGCGTGCTCGGGGCCGCCGTCATCGCCGTGCCGCTGGCCCGGATCAGCGACCGCTTCGGCCGTCGGTCGGGGCTGGCCACCGGCTACGGCGTCGCCGTCGTCGGTGCCGTGCTGACCGTGCTCGCCGCGGCGCTGTCCTCGCTTCCGCTGCTGCTGGTCGGGCTGTTCGGGTTCGGCTCGGCGACCGCCTGCGGTCTCCAGGCGCGCTACGCAGCGGCCGACCTGGCCGCGCCCGAGCACCGCGGCCGGGCGCTGTCCCTGGTCGTCTGGGCCACCACCGTCGGCTCGGTCCTCGGCCCCAACCTGGCCGGTCCCGGCGACGCCCTCGCCCAGCACCTCGGGCTGCCGCCGCTCGGTGGCGCCTTCGTCGTCTCCATCGCGGTCTTCGCCCTCGTGGTCGCCGGGCTGCTGGCGCTCCTGCGGCCGGACCCCCTGCTGCTCGCCCGCCGGCTAGGCGGCACCGGGGCGCCGGTCGGCCGCCCGCGCGGCGCGACCGCCGCGGCGCTGCGCCAGGTGTGGGCCAGCCCCGGCGGTCGGCTCGGGCTCACCGCCGTCGTGGTCGCCCACTCGGTGATGGTCGGCGTCATGGTGATGACGCCGGTGCACATGGGCCACGCCGGCGGCCCCGAGGGGACGACGCTGCGGATCATCGGCCTGGTCATCAGCGTGCACGTGGCCGGCATGTACCTGTTCTCGCCGCTGGTCGGGATCCTCGCCGACCGCGCGGGGCGCAAGGCAACCGTCGCGATCGGCGCGGTCCTGCTGCTGGCCGCCGTCGCGATCGCGGGCACCTCCGCACCCGGCGCCGCGGTCCAGCTCGGCATCGGCCTGTTCCTGCTCGGGCTCGGCTGGTCGTGCGGGCTGATCGCGGGTTCGACACTGGTGACCGAGTCGGTACCGGTCCTCGTGCGCCCCACCGCGCAGGGCGGCAGCGACCTGCTCATGGGGCTCGGTGCGGCGCTGGCGGGGGCGATCGGCGGCCCGTTGCTGACCCTCGGCGGCTTCGGGCTGGTGGCCGTGGTGAGCGCCGTGCTCGTGCTGCCGCTGGCCGTGGTGTGGACCGCGGCGCTGCGGACCGAGGCTCAGCGCCGGCCGCGGTAG
- the miaB gene encoding tRNA (N6-isopentenyl adenosine(37)-C2)-methylthiotransferase MiaB, translating to METATQQSAARTYRVRTYGCQMNVHDSERLAGLLEAAGYRAAAEGDDADVVVLNTCAVRENADNRLYGNLGHLRPVKDARPGMQIAVGGCLAQKDRGEIVRRAPWVDVVFGTHNVGSLPALLERARHNAEAQVEIAEALEVFPSTLPAKRDSAYSGWVSISVGCNNTCTFCIVPALRGKEKDRRPGEILAEVQALVDQGVLEVTLLGQNVNAYGVEFRDRGAFADLLRAAGRIEGLERIRFTSPHPREFTDDVVDAMAETPAVCHQLHMPLQSGSDDVLRAMRRGYRQERYLGILDRVRAAMPDAAITTDIIVGFPGETEDDFEQTLHVVRQARFASAFTFQYSKRPGTSAAEMDGQVPKQVVQERYLRLTALQDEISWAENRALIGTPVELLVAAGEGSKDAARGRMTGRARDGRLVHFTATDRVRPGDVVETVLTQAAPHHLVADGPLHAHRRTRAGDAFEAGTRPTTPGVLLGMPRVGAPV from the coding sequence ATGGAGACCGCGACCCAGCAGTCCGCCGCGCGCACCTACCGCGTGCGCACGTACGGCTGCCAGATGAACGTGCACGACTCCGAGCGCCTCGCCGGGCTGCTCGAGGCCGCCGGCTACCGCGCCGCCGCGGAGGGGGACGACGCCGATGTCGTCGTCCTCAACACCTGCGCGGTCCGCGAGAACGCCGACAACCGGCTGTACGGCAACCTCGGGCACCTGCGCCCGGTCAAGGACGCCCGCCCCGGCATGCAGATCGCCGTCGGCGGCTGCCTGGCCCAGAAGGACCGCGGCGAGATCGTCCGGCGGGCGCCCTGGGTCGACGTCGTCTTCGGCACCCACAACGTCGGGTCGCTGCCGGCGCTGCTGGAGCGGGCCCGGCACAACGCCGAGGCGCAGGTGGAGATCGCCGAGGCGCTCGAGGTCTTCCCGTCGACGCTGCCGGCCAAGCGGGACTCCGCCTACTCCGGCTGGGTGTCCATCAGCGTCGGCTGCAACAACACCTGCACGTTCTGCATCGTCCCCGCGCTGCGCGGCAAGGAGAAGGACCGCCGGCCCGGCGAGATCCTCGCCGAGGTGCAGGCCCTGGTCGACCAGGGCGTCCTCGAGGTCACGCTGCTCGGCCAGAATGTGAACGCCTACGGCGTCGAGTTCCGCGACCGGGGCGCCTTCGCCGATCTGCTGCGCGCCGCCGGTCGGATCGAGGGCCTGGAGCGGATCCGGTTCACCAGCCCGCACCCGCGGGAGTTCACCGACGACGTCGTCGACGCCATGGCCGAGACGCCGGCCGTCTGCCACCAGCTGCACATGCCGCTGCAGAGCGGTTCGGACGACGTCCTGCGCGCCATGCGCCGCGGCTACCGGCAGGAGCGCTACCTCGGCATCCTCGACCGGGTGCGGGCCGCGATGCCCGACGCGGCGATCACCACCGACATCATCGTGGGCTTCCCCGGCGAGACCGAGGACGACTTCGAGCAGACCCTCCACGTCGTCCGGCAGGCCCGCTTCGCCAGCGCCTTCACCTTCCAGTACTCCAAGCGCCCGGGCACGTCTGCCGCGGAGATGGACGGCCAGGTGCCCAAGCAGGTCGTCCAGGAGCGCTACCTGAGGCTGACCGCGTTGCAGGACGAGATCAGCTGGGCCGAGAACCGCGCGCTGATCGGGACGCCGGTCGAGCTCCTTGTCGCGGCGGGGGAGGGCAGCAAGGACGCCGCCCGGGGCCGCATGACCGGCCGGGCGCGCGACGGCCGGCTCGTCCACTTCACCGCGACCGACCGAGTCCGCCCCGGCGACGTGGTCGAGACGGTGCTCACCCAGGCCGCGCCGCACCACCTCGTCGCCGACGGGCCGCTGCACGCGCACCGGCGCACCCGCGCCGGCGACGCCTTCGAGGCGGGCACCCGCCCGACCACGCCCGGGGTCCTGCTCGGCATGCCGAGGGTCGGCGCGCCCGTCTAG
- a CDS encoding GNAT family N-acetyltransferase, which translates to MIDVRAATAADEAAVARIFRSASLSNEGDRDVLLAHPEALVLADGLLARGRTRVATSGDGTVVGFAGTRPTGPGVLELDDLFVDPGARRLGAARRLIQRIVAEAAEEGIDRIEVTANPHALGFYEAVGFVADGRAGTEFGSGLRMHLPVALRREGYVLEVEDLFDGDELDRDLWLPYYLPHWSSRAASAARYRLGDGVLRLLVEEDQPPWCPEFDGGVRVSSLQTGEFCGPLGSPVGQLRFNPAAVVREEQEPERLYTPQYGFVEVRARMDLDPSAMAAFWMIGVEDAPERSGEICVFEIFGRDVADGTARVGMGVHPWADPALTDDFAQVPLPIDVREFHTYAAEWTPDRVTFLVDDEVVRVVEQSPAYPMQFLLDVYAFPGDDGAPPPGPWPKELVVDSFRGWRPAAG; encoded by the coding sequence ATGATCGACGTGCGCGCGGCGACCGCGGCCGACGAGGCCGCGGTGGCGCGGATCTTCCGGAGCGCCTCGCTGTCCAACGAGGGGGACCGCGACGTCCTCCTGGCGCACCCCGAGGCCCTGGTCCTGGCCGACGGCCTGCTCGCCCGCGGTCGGACCCGGGTGGCGACGTCGGGCGACGGCACCGTCGTCGGCTTCGCCGGCACCCGGCCCACCGGGCCCGGCGTGCTCGAGCTCGACGACCTCTTCGTCGACCCCGGCGCGCGGCGCCTCGGCGCTGCCCGGCGGCTGATCCAGCGGATCGTGGCCGAGGCCGCCGAGGAGGGCATCGACCGGATCGAGGTCACCGCCAACCCGCACGCGCTCGGCTTCTACGAGGCGGTCGGGTTCGTCGCGGACGGTCGGGCGGGCACCGAGTTCGGCTCGGGACTGCGCATGCACCTGCCGGTCGCGCTCCGCCGCGAGGGCTACGTGCTCGAGGTCGAGGACCTGTTCGACGGCGACGAGCTGGACCGCGACCTGTGGCTGCCGTACTACCTGCCGCACTGGAGCTCCCGGGCGGCGTCGGCGGCGCGGTACCGGCTGGGTGACGGCGTCCTGCGGTTGCTCGTCGAGGAGGACCAGCCGCCGTGGTGCCCCGAGTTCGACGGCGGGGTGCGCGTCTCGTCGCTGCAGACCGGCGAGTTCTGCGGGCCGCTGGGCAGCCCGGTCGGCCAGCTGAGGTTCAACCCGGCGGCCGTCGTCCGCGAGGAGCAGGAGCCGGAGAGGCTTTACACCCCGCAGTACGGCTTCGTCGAGGTGCGGGCCCGCATGGACCTCGACCCGAGCGCGATGGCCGCGTTCTGGATGATCGGCGTCGAGGACGCCCCCGAGCGCTCCGGCGAGATCTGCGTGTTCGAGATCTTCGGCCGCGACGTCGCCGACGGCACCGCCCGCGTCGGGATGGGCGTGCACCCGTGGGCCGATCCCGCGCTCACCGACGACTTCGCGCAGGTCCCGCTCCCGATCGACGTCCGGGAGTTCCACACCTACGCGGCGGAGTGGACCCCGGATCGGGTGACGTTCCTCGTCGACGACGAGGTCGTGCGGGTCGTCGAGCAGTCCCCGGCCTACCCGATGCAGTTCCTGCTCGACGTCTACGCCTTTCCCGGGGACGACGGTGCACCCCCGCCGGGCCCGTGGCCCAAGGAGCTCGTCGTCGACTCCTTCCGCGGCTGGCGACCCGCGGCCGGATAG
- a CDS encoding alpha/beta fold hydrolase: MAAFVLVHGAWGGAHGWRHVRRLLTAAGHDATAPSLTGIGERVHLVSPQVGLATHVTDVVNHVLYEDLTDVVLVGFSYGGMVVTGALDAIGERVRSLVYVDAFVPGDGDSVYGLLGAPPPGPPRPGDAWLVDGPARVYDDPAEEAFAVPRRTPQPIACFTEPVRLSRPLEDWPFSRTYVRLTAPEPGVPTNPAFEAAAQRARSSPAWRYTELATTHMVAHNRPGELVELLLASL; the protein is encoded by the coding sequence GTGGCCGCCTTCGTCCTCGTCCACGGGGCGTGGGGCGGCGCCCACGGGTGGCGTCACGTCCGGCGTCTGCTGACGGCGGCCGGGCACGACGCGACCGCGCCGAGCCTGACCGGGATCGGCGAGCGGGTCCACCTGGTGAGCCCGCAGGTCGGCCTGGCCACGCACGTCACCGACGTCGTCAACCACGTGCTCTACGAGGACCTGACCGACGTCGTCCTGGTCGGGTTCTCCTACGGGGGCATGGTGGTGACCGGGGCTCTCGACGCGATCGGCGAGCGCGTGCGGTCCCTGGTGTACGTCGACGCGTTCGTCCCCGGGGACGGCGACAGCGTCTACGGCCTGCTCGGCGCGCCGCCGCCCGGTCCGCCGCGGCCGGGGGACGCCTGGCTGGTCGACGGCCCCGCCCGGGTCTACGACGACCCGGCGGAGGAGGCGTTCGCCGTCCCGAGGCGCACGCCGCAGCCGATCGCCTGCTTCACCGAGCCGGTGCGGCTGAGCCGGCCGCTCGAGGACTGGCCGTTCTCCCGCACCTACGTCCGCCTCACGGCGCCCGAGCCAGGGGTGCCGACGAACCCGGCGTTCGAGGCAGCGGCGCAGCGGGCTCGTTCGTCCCCGGCCTGGCGGTACACCGAGCTCGCGACCACGCACATGGTCGCCCACAACCGCCCGGGCGAGCTGGTCGAGCTGCTCCTGGCCTCGCTCTAG
- the recA gene encoding recombinase RecA — MATLDRDKALDMALAQIDKQFGKGSVMRLGDSPEVAMKVIPTGSIALDIALGIGGLPRGRVVEVYGPEASGKTTVALHAVANAQAAGGIAAFIDAEHALDPEYARAIGVDTDALLVSQPDTGEQALEIADMLIRSGALDIIVIDSVAALVPRAEIEGEMGDSHVGLQARLMSQALRKITGALNNSGTTAIFINQLREKVGVVYGSPEVTTGGRALKFYASVRLDVRRIETLKQGTDAVGSRVRVKVVKNKVAAPFKQAELDLLWGTGFSREGGLIDAGVEQGFIRKSGAWYTYEGDQLGQGKENVRTFLRDNPDLADEIEKKVKEKLGIGARLDAPVEAAVPPADF, encoded by the coding sequence ATGGCAACGCTCGACCGCGACAAGGCCCTCGACATGGCCCTCGCCCAGATCGACAAGCAGTTCGGCAAGGGCTCCGTCATGCGCCTGGGCGACAGCCCCGAGGTGGCCATGAAGGTCATCCCGACCGGCTCCATCGCCCTCGACATCGCCCTGGGCATCGGGGGCCTGCCGCGCGGCCGCGTCGTCGAGGTGTACGGCCCCGAGGCCTCCGGCAAGACGACGGTCGCCCTGCACGCGGTGGCCAACGCCCAGGCGGCCGGCGGCATCGCGGCCTTCATCGACGCCGAGCACGCGCTCGACCCCGAGTACGCCCGGGCGATCGGCGTCGACACCGACGCCCTGCTGGTCAGCCAGCCCGACACCGGTGAGCAGGCGCTCGAGATCGCCGACATGCTCATCCGCTCCGGCGCGCTCGACATCATCGTCATCGACTCGGTGGCCGCCCTGGTGCCCCGCGCCGAGATCGAGGGCGAGATGGGCGACAGCCACGTCGGTCTGCAGGCCCGGCTGATGAGCCAGGCGCTGCGCAAGATCACCGGTGCGCTGAACAACTCCGGCACCACCGCGATCTTCATCAACCAGCTGCGCGAGAAGGTCGGCGTCGTCTACGGCTCGCCCGAGGTCACCACCGGTGGTCGCGCGCTGAAGTTCTACGCCTCGGTCCGCCTCGACGTCCGCCGCATCGAGACCCTCAAGCAGGGCACCGACGCGGTCGGCAGCCGGGTGCGCGTCAAGGTCGTCAAGAACAAGGTGGCCGCGCCGTTCAAGCAGGCCGAGCTCGACCTGCTCTGGGGCACCGGCTTCAGCCGCGAGGGTGGCCTCATCGACGCCGGCGTCGAGCAGGGCTTCATCCGCAAGTCCGGCGCCTGGTACACGTACGAGGGCGACCAGCTCGGTCAGGGCAAGGAGAACGTCCGCACCTTCCTGCGTGACAACCCCGACCTCGCCGACGAGATCGAGAAGAAGGTCAAGGAGAAGCTCGGCATCGGCGCCCGCCTCGACGCCCCGGTCGAGGCTGCTGTGCCCCCGGCCGACTTCTGA
- a CDS encoding DUF3046 domain-containing protein, with translation MRLQEFWSRLADHFGSMRAETVARDHLFSSLGGRSAVDAIDAGVPVRRVWLAICEEFEVPPKLR, from the coding sequence GTGCGCCTGCAGGAGTTCTGGTCCCGTCTCGCCGACCACTTCGGCTCGATGCGCGCCGAGACCGTCGCCCGTGACCACCTGTTCTCCTCGCTCGGCGGGCGCAGCGCGGTCGACGCGATCGACGCCGGGGTGCCGGTGCGGCGCGTCTGGCTGGCCATCTGCGAGGAGTTCGAGGTGCCGCCGAAGCTGCGGTGA
- a CDS encoding acyl-CoA dehydrogenase family protein, producing the protein MRHSLYEPEHDEFREMVRGWAEKNVAPFHADWEKAGIVPRELWLAGGAQGLLGFDIDEQYGGGGVRDFRYNAVLDEEMTRIGASGVGFGLHNDVVAPYLRDLATDEQKARWLPKFCSGELITAIAMTEPGAGSDLQGITTTARKDGDGWVLGGAKTFITNGINADLVIVVARTDPDAPASKGISLLVVERDMPGFSRGRNLEKVGLKAQDTAELFFDDVRIPAENLLGTENRGFYHLMENLPQERLSIAVGAVASAERVLELTREYVTGRTAFGKPVGSFQNTRFVLAELHTETVIARTFVDECVRQLATGELTAVDAAMAKWWTTELQNKVADRCLQLHGGYGYMDEYPVSKAWRDSRVQSIYGGTNEIMKEIVGRSLGL; encoded by the coding sequence ATGCGCCACTCGCTCTACGAGCCCGAGCACGACGAGTTCCGCGAGATGGTCCGCGGCTGGGCGGAGAAGAACGTCGCGCCGTTCCACGCGGACTGGGAGAAGGCCGGCATCGTCCCGCGGGAGCTGTGGCTCGCCGGCGGCGCGCAGGGCCTGCTCGGCTTCGACATCGACGAGCAGTACGGCGGCGGGGGCGTGCGCGACTTCCGCTACAACGCCGTCCTCGACGAGGAGATGACCCGCATCGGCGCCAGCGGCGTCGGGTTCGGCCTGCACAACGACGTCGTCGCCCCGTACCTGCGCGACCTGGCCACCGACGAGCAGAAGGCGCGCTGGCTGCCGAAGTTCTGCAGCGGCGAGCTGATCACCGCCATCGCGATGACCGAGCCCGGCGCCGGCAGCGACCTGCAGGGCATCACCACCACCGCCCGCAAGGACGGCGACGGGTGGGTGCTGGGCGGTGCGAAGACGTTCATCACCAACGGCATCAACGCCGACCTGGTCATCGTGGTGGCCCGCACCGATCCCGACGCCCCGGCGTCGAAGGGCATCAGCCTGCTGGTCGTCGAGCGGGACATGCCCGGCTTCAGCCGCGGCCGCAACCTCGAGAAGGTGGGCCTGAAGGCCCAGGACACCGCCGAGCTGTTCTTCGACGACGTGCGGATCCCGGCGGAGAACCTGCTCGGCACGGAGAACCGCGGCTTCTACCACCTGATGGAGAACCTGCCGCAGGAGCGGCTGTCGATCGCCGTCGGCGCGGTCGCCTCCGCCGAGCGGGTGCTGGAGCTGACCCGCGAGTACGTCACCGGCCGGACGGCGTTCGGCAAGCCGGTGGGTTCCTTCCAGAACACCCGGTTCGTGCTCGCCGAGCTGCACACCGAGACGGTCATCGCCCGCACGTTCGTCGACGAGTGCGTGCGCCAGCTGGCCACGGGAGAGCTCACCGCCGTCGACGCGGCCATGGCCAAGTGGTGGACGACGGAGCTGCAGAACAAGGTGGCCGACCGCTGCCTGCAGCTGCACGGCGGCTACGGCTACATGGACGAGTACCCGGTGTCCAAGGCCTGGCGCGACTCGCGGGTGCAGTCGATCTACGGCGGCACCAACGAGATCATGAAGGAGATCGTCGGCCGCTCGCTCGGCCTGTAG
- a CDS encoding regulatory protein RecX, with translation MTDRVTDRATRRPRAGGSRRSRDHEDGALPGADETEDAPGDPVAVARAICLRALTGAAKTRKQLAELLAKRGIPDDAAATVLDRFTEVGLIDDAAFARAWVNSRQAGRGLARRALGAELRAKGVDPEVAAEALEEVDPQDEWDAARRLVARRLPSMQRLDRQTAERRLVGMLARKGYGGGLAGYVVREALDARGDEDDTDQAHPDLGLDALLP, from the coding sequence GTGACCGATCGGGTGACTGATCGCGCGACCCGCCGGCCCCGTGCCGGCGGGTCGCGCCGTTCCCGGGACCACGAGGACGGCGCGCTGCCCGGCGCCGACGAGACCGAGGACGCTCCCGGCGACCCCGTGGCCGTCGCCCGGGCCATCTGCCTGCGCGCCCTGACCGGCGCGGCCAAGACCCGCAAGCAGCTGGCCGAGCTGCTGGCCAAGCGCGGGATCCCGGACGACGCCGCGGCCACCGTGCTCGACCGGTTCACCGAGGTCGGCCTGATCGACGACGCCGCGTTCGCCCGCGCCTGGGTCAACTCGCGGCAGGCCGGCCGCGGCCTCGCCCGTCGTGCGCTGGGTGCGGAGCTGCGCGCCAAGGGGGTCGATCCCGAGGTCGCCGCCGAGGCGCTGGAGGAGGTCGACCCGCAGGACGAGTGGGACGCCGCCCGGCGCCTGGTGGCCCGCCGGCTGCCGTCCATGCAGCGGCTGGACCGGCAGACCGCGGAGCGACGCCTCGTCGGCATGCTCGCCCGCAAGGGCTACGGCGGCGGCTTGGCCGGCTACGTCGTCCGGGAGGCGCTCGACGCGCGCGGCGACGAGGACGACACCGACCAGGCCCACCCCGACCTCGGCCTGGACGCCTTGCTGCCCTGA